In Synechococcus sp. KORDI-52, one genomic interval encodes:
- a CDS encoding acyl carrier protein — protein sequence MWVLTEGSPDKQHVEGRLVEILHRISGADPAVITPEARLMEDVGIDSLGFYEILIEADSCFGIRIQEDQLLQFKTVGDIQRHLESLDLVPPSSPTA from the coding sequence GTGTGGGTATTGACCGAGGGAAGCCCCGATAAGCAGCATGTGGAGGGACGCCTTGTTGAGATCCTGCATCGCATTTCCGGCGCAGATCCTGCTGTAATCACTCCCGAGGCGCGTCTGATGGAGGACGTCGGAATCGACTCCTTGGGGTTCTACGAAATTCTGATTGAAGCTGACAGCTGCTTCGGCATCCGCATTCAGGAGGACCAGCTTCTGCAATTCAAAACGGTGGGAGACATACAGCGCCATCTGGAGTCACTGGACCTCGTCCCCCCCAGTTCTCCAACAGCCTGA
- a CDS encoding beta-ketoacyl synthase, with protein sequence MAVRQQRSQRVSIVGWGSVSPLGSDAASTWESVLSGRSGIRALTAPWSDDLPVRIAGRVPDAATQSLGPLLLRRSDRCTQLGLLAAREAWGMANRSITGLDPDRVAVVLGTGIGGLHTMHEQHNQLAAGGPSQVNPLTVPMLIPDAAAGQVAIDLGLHGGAHTPVSACASGAEAMMLAQMLLNDGRADLVLAGGTEAPVNRLGLVGFSAMRSLSSRNDAPEQASRPYSKERDGFVLSEGAGVLAMMREEDTPSGAALGWQLACGSSSDGHHIVAPEPEGIQASRAIEDALHRAGIEARDLCAVQAHATGTKLGDLAEARSLRRSLGPAADHIPVYAPKGQLGHLLGAAGAVETIISFQALQAGVLPKTMNADPLDEDIDIAVTSTKQIELGKTGSELVMLKNAFGFGGHNISLIISAICRNS encoded by the coding sequence GTGGCAGTTCGGCAGCAACGCTCCCAGCGTGTTTCGATCGTCGGCTGGGGCTCCGTCTCCCCCTTGGGCAGCGACGCAGCATCCACCTGGGAGAGTGTGTTGTCGGGCCGTTCCGGCATCCGAGCCCTGACAGCGCCCTGGAGCGATGATTTGCCGGTTCGCATTGCGGGCCGAGTGCCCGATGCAGCCACCCAATCCCTGGGGCCTTTACTGCTGAGGCGCTCCGACCGCTGCACCCAGCTAGGCCTCCTCGCCGCCAGAGAGGCCTGGGGGATGGCCAATCGATCCATCACTGGACTTGATCCAGATCGGGTCGCCGTGGTGCTGGGCACCGGTATCGGCGGGCTCCACACCATGCATGAACAGCACAATCAGCTGGCAGCTGGAGGACCCAGCCAGGTCAACCCACTCACGGTACCGATGCTGATTCCCGATGCGGCTGCAGGCCAAGTCGCCATCGATCTGGGCCTGCATGGAGGTGCACATACCCCTGTTTCAGCCTGCGCATCAGGGGCTGAAGCGATGATGCTGGCCCAAATGTTGCTCAACGACGGGCGGGCTGATCTCGTGCTGGCCGGCGGCACCGAAGCACCGGTGAACCGGCTGGGACTCGTTGGCTTCTCAGCCATGCGGTCTCTGTCCTCCCGGAACGACGCCCCTGAACAGGCCTCCAGGCCATACAGCAAGGAGCGCGACGGTTTTGTGCTGTCCGAAGGGGCCGGCGTGCTGGCGATGATGCGTGAGGAGGACACTCCCAGCGGAGCTGCTCTGGGCTGGCAGCTGGCCTGTGGCAGCAGTAGCGACGGTCATCACATCGTTGCTCCGGAACCAGAGGGTATTCAGGCCAGTCGTGCCATCGAAGATGCTCTCCATCGAGCTGGAATTGAAGCCAGAGACCTGTGCGCTGTTCAAGCCCATGCCACAGGGACCAAGCTGGGTGATCTGGCTGAAGCGCGCTCACTTCGGCGAAGCCTTGGCCCTGCCGCCGACCACATCCCCGTCTATGCCCCCAAGGGGCAACTGGGGCATCTGCTCGGTGCAGCAGGGGCTGTGGAGACAATCATCAGTTTTCAAGCGCTTCAAGCGGGCGTCTTGCCGAAAACAATGAATGCTGATCCACTCGACGAAGACATCGACATTGCTGTCACATCAACCAAGCAGATTGAATTAGGAAAAACAGGATCAGAACTGGTGATGCTGAAAAATGCATTTGGCTTTGGAGGCCACAACATCAGCCTGATAATTTCCGCAATTTGTAGAAATTCTTGA
- the purB gene encoding adenylosuccinate lyase, whose protein sequence is MIERYTLPEMGAVWSEQAKFQSWLDVEIAATEANCRLGRVPQEALDTIKAKASFEVERILEIEAEVRHDVIAFLTNVNEHVGDAGRHIHVGMTSSDVLDTGVALQLKRSVALLRTELDALANALRDLARAHKGTEMIGRSHAIHGEPITFGFKVAGWLAETERNRTRLERLEQDVAVGQVSGAMGTYANTDPQVEAIACEILGLTPDTASTQVISRDRHADYIQTLALVGASLERFSTEIRNLQRTDVLEVEENFAKGQKGSSAMPHKRNPIRSERISGLARVLRSYTIAALENVALWHERDISHSSTERMMLPDCSVTLHFMLREMTSVVKGLGIYPENMRRNMNVYGGVVFSQRVLLALVGTGMSREEAYRVVQRNAHTAWNIAGGDFRANLEADGDVTSRLSATELADCFSTALHQENLGVIWERLGI, encoded by the coding sequence GTGATCGAGCGTTACACCCTTCCTGAGATGGGAGCCGTCTGGAGTGAGCAGGCGAAATTCCAGAGCTGGCTCGATGTGGAAATCGCCGCCACCGAGGCCAATTGCCGGCTCGGCCGGGTGCCACAGGAGGCTCTGGACACCATCAAAGCCAAGGCCAGCTTCGAAGTGGAGCGCATCCTCGAAATCGAAGCCGAGGTGCGCCACGACGTGATCGCCTTTCTCACCAATGTGAACGAACACGTTGGTGACGCCGGGCGCCACATCCATGTGGGAATGACCAGCAGCGACGTGCTGGATACGGGCGTGGCGCTGCAGCTGAAACGCTCCGTGGCCCTGCTGCGCACCGAACTCGATGCCCTGGCAAATGCCCTGCGCGACCTGGCCCGGGCCCACAAGGGCACCGAAATGATCGGCCGCTCCCACGCCATCCACGGTGAGCCGATCACCTTCGGCTTCAAAGTGGCCGGCTGGCTGGCGGAAACCGAACGCAACCGCACCCGCCTGGAACGGCTTGAGCAGGATGTGGCCGTGGGCCAGGTGAGTGGTGCCATGGGCACCTACGCCAACACTGATCCCCAGGTGGAAGCTATCGCCTGCGAAATCCTCGGCCTCACCCCCGACACCGCCAGCACCCAGGTGATCTCCCGCGATCGCCATGCCGACTACATCCAGACCCTGGCCCTAGTGGGGGCCTCCCTGGAACGCTTCTCCACCGAGATCCGCAACCTCCAACGCACCGACGTGCTGGAAGTGGAAGAGAACTTTGCCAAGGGCCAGAAGGGCAGCTCAGCCATGCCCCACAAACGCAACCCGATCCGCAGCGAACGGATCAGCGGTCTCGCCAGGGTGCTGCGCAGCTACACCATTGCTGCCCTTGAGAACGTGGCCCTCTGGCACGAGCGCGACATCAGCCACAGCTCCACTGAGCGGATGATGCTTCCCGATTGCTCGGTCACCCTGCACTTCATGCTGCGGGAGATGACCAGCGTAGTGAAGGGCCTCGGGATCTATCCCGAGAACATGCGCCGCAACATGAATGTGTATGGCGGCGTGGTGTTCAGCCAGCGGGTGCTGCTGGCTCTTGTGGGGACCGGCATGAGCCGGGAGGAGGCCTACAGAGTCGTCCAGCGCAATGCCCACACGGCCTGGAACATCGCCGGCGGCGACTTCCGCGCCAACCTCGAAGCGGATGGTGATGTCACCAGCCGGCTCTCCGCAACGGAGCTGGCCGACTGCTTCAGCACCGCATTGCATCAGGAGAACCTGGGCGTGATCTGGGAGCGACTGGGGATCTGA
- a CDS encoding P-II family nitrogen regulator yields MKKVEAIIRPFKLEDVKVALVEAGIIGMTVSEVRGFGRQKGQVERYRGSEFTVEFLQKLKIEVVVEDDRVEEVVKSIADAARTGEIGDGKIFISPVESVIRIRTGDRDSTAL; encoded by the coding sequence ATGAAAAAGGTCGAAGCAATCATTCGTCCTTTCAAGCTGGAAGACGTGAAGGTGGCGCTGGTGGAGGCCGGCATCATCGGCATGACCGTAAGTGAAGTGCGGGGCTTCGGCCGCCAGAAAGGTCAGGTGGAGCGCTACCGAGGTTCGGAATTCACCGTGGAATTCCTACAGAAACTGAAGATTGAAGTGGTGGTCGAGGACGACCGCGTTGAAGAGGTGGTCAAGTCGATCGCCGATGCCGCACGAACCGGTGAAATCGGTGACGGCAAGATCTTCATCAGCCCAGTGGAGTCGGTTATTCGCATCCGCACCGGCGACCGCGACAGCACGGCCCTCTGA
- a CDS encoding GNAT family N-acyltransferase has product MTQNGPAAQHDVLLPQDWSETIQGDSLLFRLDGLELHLIPGSRFEAVADAVGTLRESTYRKQLSGSGNARDLDGRDAAYEHLILVEPCSGALAGSARLQFVPQFMAVDELPGSQQSYLEHVYPGIKAMLAERSHHVEIGRVALAPRFQRQPHSLMALFRGGLLIAARSGFSILHGLVSYNHFAHSDEVNTAFLSALMRPPYRRTSPALPPPRHPINSIQPNDTAHPIANVQALEVAIRKEHNDNFRLPVLLRQYFNLMEAKVCDLSLARDFNQITEILMAADISSLPNDRLSFFIDVDHHPVYQQFSWYRGDRKT; this is encoded by the coding sequence ATGACGCAGAACGGACCAGCGGCACAACATGACGTTCTGCTTCCTCAGGACTGGAGCGAAACCATCCAGGGCGACAGCCTTCTGTTCCGCCTCGACGGTCTTGAGCTTCACCTGATCCCCGGGTCGCGATTTGAAGCCGTCGCGGATGCCGTCGGCACCTTGCGGGAGTCGACCTACCGGAAGCAATTGTCCGGCTCCGGCAACGCCAGGGACCTGGACGGCCGTGATGCGGCCTACGAGCATCTGATCCTGGTGGAACCCTGCAGTGGGGCTCTGGCGGGATCCGCACGGCTGCAGTTCGTTCCTCAGTTCATGGCAGTTGATGAGCTACCCGGCAGTCAGCAGTCTTATTTGGAGCACGTCTATCCCGGCATCAAAGCCATGCTGGCGGAGCGATCCCACCATGTGGAAATTGGTCGAGTCGCCCTGGCTCCCCGCTTCCAGCGCCAACCGCATTCCTTGATGGCCCTGTTCCGGGGAGGACTCCTGATCGCGGCCCGCTCGGGGTTCAGCATCCTGCACGGACTGGTTTCGTATAACCACTTCGCCCATAGCGATGAGGTCAATACAGCCTTTCTCAGTGCCTTGATGAGGCCTCCTTACAGGAGAACGAGTCCAGCCTTGCCGCCGCCGCGTCACCCGATCAACAGCATTCAGCCCAACGACACCGCCCATCCGATCGCAAACGTTCAGGCCTTGGAAGTGGCGATCCGAAAGGAGCACAACGACAACTTCCGCCTGCCGGTGCTGCTCCGTCAGTACTTCAATCTGATGGAGGCCAAGGTGTGCGACCTCTCTCTGGCTCGGGATTTCAACCAGATCACGGAAATCCTGATGGCCGCCGACATTTCTAGTCTCCCGAACGATCGGCTCTCCTTCTTCATTGACGTTGATCACCACCCCGTCTACCAGCAATTCAGCTGGTACCGGGGCGACAGGAAAACGTAA
- a CDS encoding polysaccharide biosynthesis/export family protein encodes MVVPSRTGLSAAVSAAVALSAPVLLVGELNAEERINWLKSPAQSTTTPLQAPPPLPVPPSLPPQSFRYRLGPGDQLVTSVFKIEGYEAQVQVLGDGTINLPRLGTVEVWGLTLEEARQRITDGYRQFLRRPLVYLDLVKPRPVRVTVTGQVLRPGVFTLPVDSQGSVDSSGDPTAVGSDGGGWPSMVEVIQKAGGISATGDLGHLELLRPSPIPGGPTQSYVFDYLTVLKNGGFAPNPLIYDGDSIRVRKSTSPINVDLLTTAASNFAPAAINVQVVGEVFSPGVVQVGSNAPLSSAILASGGVTRRGSVKRVDLIRVDRQGRSMVKQLRYDPHAVLSSANNPPLRNGDVVVVDRNTFTKVTDTMTDAMLPFEPIVDAVSVYRLLGLPAPTSVGR; translated from the coding sequence ATGGTTGTGCCCTCAAGGACCGGTCTTTCCGCAGCTGTTTCCGCAGCGGTGGCGTTGTCGGCTCCCGTGCTGCTGGTCGGTGAACTGAATGCTGAAGAACGGATCAACTGGCTGAAGAGTCCAGCGCAATCCACCACAACTCCCCTGCAAGCGCCTCCGCCGCTGCCCGTCCCGCCAAGCCTGCCACCACAATCTTTCCGTTATCGCCTGGGGCCTGGGGACCAGTTGGTGACCTCAGTGTTCAAGATCGAGGGTTATGAGGCTCAGGTTCAGGTGTTGGGCGACGGCACCATCAACCTGCCGAGGCTTGGCACCGTTGAAGTCTGGGGGCTGACCCTTGAGGAAGCGCGTCAGAGGATCACCGATGGCTATCGCCAATTTCTGCGACGCCCCTTGGTGTATCTCGACCTGGTCAAGCCGCGTCCGGTTCGGGTCACCGTGACGGGGCAGGTGCTGCGGCCCGGGGTCTTCACCCTGCCTGTCGACAGTCAGGGATCTGTAGATTCATCTGGCGATCCCACCGCCGTCGGTTCCGATGGCGGTGGTTGGCCATCCATGGTGGAAGTGATCCAGAAAGCTGGCGGCATCTCCGCGACTGGGGATCTGGGTCATCTGGAACTGCTCCGCCCTTCCCCCATTCCTGGTGGACCAACCCAGAGCTACGTCTTCGACTATCTCACCGTGCTCAAAAACGGAGGATTTGCCCCCAATCCCCTGATTTACGACGGTGACAGCATCCGAGTCCGCAAGTCAACATCTCCCATCAATGTGGACCTGCTGACGACCGCAGCCTCAAACTTCGCCCCGGCGGCGATCAATGTGCAAGTTGTGGGGGAGGTCTTTTCCCCAGGAGTCGTTCAGGTCGGTTCCAATGCTCCCTTGTCCAGTGCGATCCTCGCCTCCGGAGGAGTCACCCGCCGTGGCAGCGTGAAGAGGGTGGATCTGATCCGTGTGGACCGCCAGGGACGCAGCATGGTGAAGCAGCTGCGCTACGACCCCCATGCCGTGCTGAGCAGTGCCAACAACCCTCCGCTGCGCAATGGGGATGTGGTGGTTGTGGACCGCAACACCTTCACCAAGGTCACGGACACGATGACCGATGCCATGCTTCCGTTTGAGCCGATTGTGGATGCGGTCTCGGTTTACCGGTTGCTCGGTCTGCCGGCTCCGACAAGCGTTGGTCGCTGA